One genomic window of Cannabis sativa cultivar Pink pepper isolate KNU-18-1 chromosome 2, ASM2916894v1, whole genome shotgun sequence includes the following:
- the LOC115718904 gene encoding zinc finger CCCH domain-containing protein ZFN-like translates to MEFDGEIIPMSHLASVTEAAPSLSPSFSEDAMWQMNLRSSETMEPGTYPERPGEQDCSYYIRTGLCRFGATCRFNHPPNRKLAIATARMKGEFPERIGQAECQYFLKTGTCKFGATCKFHHPRDKAGIAGRVSLNMLGYPLRPNETECAYYLRTGQCKFGSTCKFHHPSPTNMMVSMRGSPVCPTVQSPTTPGQQSYIGGMTNWSRASFIPSPRWQGSSSYAPLIVPQGMVSVPGWNAYSGQLGSVSSPDNQPAAGNSQMYGTSRQTDQANTGSQGTYSPYRSSSVPVGFYALPRENVFPERPGQPECQFYMKTGDCKFGAVCKFHHPRERLIPTPDCVLSPMGLPLRPGEPLCIFYSRYGICKFGPSCKFDHPMGIFTYNLSASSSPDAPVLRLLGSSSGTAQLNFSSEGLVEAGSTKARRLSLAETRQMPPGEDNDTDTED, encoded by the exons ATGGAGTTCGATGGTGAAATAATCCCGATGTCTCATCTCGCGTCTGTGACCGAGGCTGCTCCCTCGTTGTCACCATCGTTTAGCGAag ATGCAATGTGGCAAATGAATTTGAGATCAAGCGAAACAATGGAGCCTGGGACATATCCCGAGCGTCCTGGAGAGCAAGATTGTTCTTACTACATCAGAACAGGTCTTTGTAGATTTGGCGCAACTTGTCGCTTTAATCATCCCCCAAACAGGAAGTTG GCTATTGCCACTGCAAGAATGAAGGGCGAGTTCCCTGAAAGAATTGGACAAGCTGAGTGTCAG TACTTCTTGAAGACGGGAACCTGCAAGTTTGGAGCGACGTGCAAATTTCATCATCCTAGAGACAAAGCCGGAATCGCTGGAAGAGTTTCCTTAAATATGTTAGGCTATCCACTTCGTCCG AATGAGACTGAGTGTGCATATTATTTAAGAACCGGACAATGCAAGTTTGGAAGCACATGCAAATTCCATCACCCCTCACCTACTAATATGATGGTTTCAATGCGCGGTTCCCCTGTTTGTCCTACTGTTCAATCTCCAACAACTCCTGGTCAGCAGTCATATATTGGAGGGATGACAAACTGGTCAAGAGCATCTTTTATTCCAAGTCCACGCTGGCAAGGTTCATCAAGTTACGCACCTCTGATTGTACCTCAGGGAATGGTATCTGTTCCGGGCTGGAATGCATATAGT GGTCAGCTGGGTTCAGTTTCATCTCCTGATAACCAACCTGCAGCAGGTAATAGTCAAATGTATGGAACTTCACGTCAAACTGATCAGGCAAATACAGGATCTCAAGGGACATATTCGCCTTATCGTTCTAGCTCCGTACCTGTTGGGTTCTATGCCTTACCGAGGGAAAATGTTTTCCCAGAGAGACCTGGGCAGCCTGAGTGCCAGTTTTACATGAAGACGGGGGATTGTAAATTTGGTGCAGTTTGTAAATTCCATCATCCTAGAGAGAGATTGATTCCTACACCAGACTGTGTTTTAAGTCCAATGGGCCTTCCTTTACGCCcg GGAGAACCTTTATGCATCTTTTATTCTCGTTATGGTATCTGCAAGTTTGGTCCAAGTTGCAAGTTTGACCACCCTATGGGAATCTTTACGTATAATCTATCTGCATCGTCTTCTCCCGATGCCCCTGTTCTTCGTTTGTTGGGGTCATCATCTGGAACAGCTCAATTAAATTTTTCTTCAGAAGGACTTGTTGAAGCCGGATCAACAAAGGCCAGGAGACTTTCACTAGCAGAGACCAGACAGATGCCTCCTGGTGAAGATAATGATACTGATACAGAGGACTGA